TGGTCAAAAGCATCCTCCAAGTTAATGACTGGTGGTCTAGTCCTCTTGGCTGGTGTCATCTCATTAGATTCACCCTGCTGGGATGATCCGTCATGTATCATTAGGGACCCCTTCACGCAAAAAAGTTACTCAAGTGTCAGCATCAATTGAAACACCATGAACATATAAGATAAAGAGCAAATAAATCATTCAATATTCTTACCTCAGGTGCATCAGACAAAGCAGAAAATGTCCCTCCAAATGTGCTCTGACTTTCCTATCGAAccatcaataaaaataattaaacaaactAATAAGGTTGAACGcaatataatacaaaaatatataaattaaaactacTACCATTGGTGATGCTATAGCGTCGAAATCATTAATCAGTCTTGTGTTCGTCATGATCTTCAGAACTTTGAAAGTAGGATGCTTATATAAATAATTCTCTCTTTCAATAGCAATCTTGAATAGGAAAGTTTTTCCAACCAAATCGTTAAGAATAGGTGGTAACACATCAGGATCCTGGATCTTTAATACGAAAACTACATTTAGTAAGtagtaaataaattaacttctacaaaaactatatatgtctacttataaaaaaacaataccTCATCAGTAACAGGACCAGTTAGCTCAATGCATGGTTTGTGTAGAAGTTGCAGTGCCAGGTTATCAAACAACAAAAACTTGGTGTTATTTGTACTGTCAAGTACCACCAAATGTAACTTATacctatgtatatatatgaaaatcgTTATGATACACACAAAGTACgtatatataatgataaataataaaattcagtCTCTGATACCTAGGCAGCAGTTGAGGATTGTTGTTTTTGCACTTAAGGCAAACGTAATTGTGACCACCAACATTGAATTCGTCTCCATCTTCAATGTCAGTTGGCACTGTCAATACCTTCTTTGCACACACCTTACAACTTAAGTAGTACCAACCCATATCAGAATCAATGGCTGCAATCGAAGCCATTACAATGCACTTCTCCACCTACACAATTGAGATAATATAAGTATAGGGTATTCACGTTTCTCATCTATTAATTTAGTTGTAAACACAAAATACCTGTTTGGATTCCAAAACCTCGGCAATAGTTTTCCTAGGGGTGTGAAAAAAGAAGTCATCCTTTTCCTTAACACCAGGAACGACAGCAGTTGACTTAGAGTCAACAATGGCTAATGCCAAATCATCTTTTGGTAGCCTGCAGATAAAAAAATGTCAATTTCTGTAcaaactatattttataatgttaaatgATTGAGGTCTCAAAATTGTTTATAAAACAGAAACTCACAAACTCATGAATGCTTGGACCTCGTCCATAATTGGATTGAAGGCAACATTTGAGACATTGTAGGCGTTGGAGATACTACGAACATCTAAACAACCATTAAGCACTATATTAATAAatgaatctataaaaaaatagttatatgTATAACGTTATTAGTAGTTACGCATGAACACAAAGACACAAATTTATGATAATTACCTTTCCAAACTTTTATCTTCCCATAACGCAAAACACAAACAATGGACTGCTCACTACGCAACTGAATTGCATTGCTAACATCCTCAGCAAACTTCCCCCATAAAACCAGAGGAAGACGTTCATCTCTACAATaaacagaaaaacaaataaactacTGATTAGTCCACCATACGTAACATATATAATGTAAAGTTTGGAAAGTATTCAAAATTACTCTTCATTGCGTAGTTCAACGGAGATCTTCTGTGTGTCTTTTCCATTAACAGACACAATTTCAGTTTGGCTAACTTCAACAATCTGGCCGATGACATCTACAAAATAGAAAGAGACCCATAACTGATGTTTCATGTAGAGGCCACTAAacgttttaaacaaaaaaattcattgAAAGTTGAAATAAATTACCAACTAAGTAATCATCATCGAGTCGACCATTGAGAACATCACGAAAGTTAACAGGATCAAACCCATTTAAGTTCACAGGCAACTCTTCACAAATCCGTACACGTGTGGTTGGAAGAAAAACAATCTTAAACGGATGTCTGGTGGTTCGATAAGAACCAGATGAAGTGGTGACCGTGAAATTGATTAAAACTTTCGTCTCACCCTCCTGCAGCAAACTATCAAATTTTCCCACCAGTTCTCGTTTCACAGTTCCAGCAATCTTGTCTCCCTAGATCAAAAATAATGAGGATAAAAACATGCTTAGAGGTTTGTAGAGAGTAAATAAATAGAATACAATATATTCATTGTAAATGCACTTACTCTAGCATCGAGGAAAACCATTTCGATGGTCTCACCACCCGCAGCGGAATACTGTTTCCAAAGGCGGATAATTCTGACTTGCACCTTCCACATGTTCTTGAAAGGTTTTAATTCTGATATAGTATTCATCGCAGACATAGAGAATGAGTGGATCGACCAATTTTTAGGTTTGAAAGTGTGTGTCTAAATGGAGGAGTTAGTATTGCTTATATAACATTTACTATGTATTAATTGTAGAATCAATTATGTGAAACAAAATCTCCGTCATTGGAAAGAGTCATTTATTTCAGAGGTTCAAATTTTAGAATTGTTAATCAATCTAAGATCTATAGAAAATCCACTGATACGTTTCACATTCAATACAAAATCTTGGGGAACACGTATGATTGTATTTGATATggtaataaatattaaatggcAAAATTTTATCTTGTGACCCACGTTGATATTTCCGCTCTAATTCAGCGCAACCACACCATATCAAATCATTTATTCAGCCTGTTACTTAACATATTTTCACAGGcgtttattttgaattaaattgggtatatttatatgtaaatgATTGTTATCAAATTAGgttataatatattacatataagaCGCATTGCCATCTTTGTGTGTCAAAGtattaaaatatgcatatgAATTTTTTATGGTCAATTCGTCAATCTGTAGGTTACTCCGATCATCTGGTTCTTCTGATTCTTCATTCTTAATTCAATTATATACTATGGTGGTTCCAATTTATCATTcattatcaaaataaatgatgatcagttaaaaataattatatttaaatatagctTCTAAAATGTAATATACTGCAAGCATTATATTACATTACATCAACGATATTCATGCATATGTAATGATCCTGAAAATAGTGTTAATTTTAACCAGTTGTTTTCATACAGATTTATTCAGTTCAAGAAAGATGTCAGAAGCAATGAACGCAATTGTTGCAGATGAAGCTGACTGAACACTATCATGTTCCTTCCAGGTAAAACATGTGAACTTTGTAGACTAATCTCAATTTATAGGATAGGTTTAATAAGCTGCAATGAGGAACGTGAATAAAACTAAAAGATTAGGACATTAGTAAAAACGTAGAGGCTTTATATTatcatataaaaacaaaaaatgtcaAACTTTTGGAAAATAAAACATAGCAGCAACTAATGCAAAAAGAAACCATCGTAACAAACAAAACCCAAATTGAATGCAAAAccataatataaaaagaaaagccTCTACTCAAACAGGTCTTCTATAGTCCATCTCAGCCACTCTTCTCCTTCTTGACTCTGATAGTACACGCAGACCTTGTAACAGAATTCTGATCAAAAGCATCCTCCAAGTTAACGACTGGTGGTCTAGACCTCTTGGCTGGTGTCATCTCATTAGACTCAGTCAGCTGGGATGATCCGCCATGTAATATCAGGGACGCCTTCACCCAAAAATTTATAGCCAAGTGTCagcattatttttaatataaataccAAATTTACATAATAGATCTTTGTATCCCGTATATTATTCCAAGAAACAACCTCAGGTGCATCAGACAAAGCAGAAAATGTCCCTCCAGATGTGCTCTGACTTTCCTGTAGaaagtacaaaaataaaaagactacAAAATTAATACAGATAGACATAATATAATAGAAAtccatatttatattattaaaaacacCAACCGTTGGGGATCCAATGGCGTCGAACTCATTAATCAAGCCTATGTTTGTCATGATCTTCAGGACTTTGAAAGTGGGattcttatataaataattcTCTCTTTCAATACCAATCTTGAATAAGAATGTTTTCCCAACCAAATCATTAAGAATAGGTGGAAACACATCAGGATCCTGGATCTTTTACACAACACAAACCATGTCAGAATCAGTAGTTAATATAATCACATTTACCTCGATAGTACAAAAATGAGCAACTGAAACACAATACCTCATCAGTAACAGGACCAGTAAGCTCAATACATGGTTTGTGTAGAAGTTGCATTGCAAGATTATCAAACAACAGAAACTTGGTGTTATTTGTACTATCAAGTACCACCAAATGCAACTTATACCTGTGTATATACATGAACACCGTTAACATACGTTTCTGGTATATATTATAGAAGATTTATGAAGATACTACTTAAAAGATTAAATAATTACCTAGGAAGCAGTGGAGGATTGTTCTTTTTGCACTTCAGGCAGTAGTAATTGTGACCGCCAACATCCACATCGTCTCCATCCTCCATCTCAATGGGCACTGTCAATACCTTCTTTGCACACACCTTACAACTTAAGTAGTACCAACCCATATCGGAATCAATGGCTCCAATTGAAGCCATTACAATGCACTTCTCCACCTATATATTAATGATAATATAAATACAGAGTATTCACGTTTGAAATTCATACATGATATATAGGAGAAACAGAAATAAATACCTGTTTGGATTCCAAAACCTGGGCAATAGTTTTCCTAGGAGTGTGAAAAAAGAAGTCATCCTTTTCCTTAATACCAGAAACGATAGCATTTGACTTAGAGTCAACAATGGCTAAAGCCAAATCATCTTTTGGTAGCCTAAAGATAAAAATGGAAAGTCAAATTAAACAATTCgaaatgatttaaaattattacgaaatgttaattttacaaattagAAACTCACAAACTCATGAATGCTTGGACCTCGTCCATAATTGGATTCAAGGCAACACTTGAGACATTGTAAGCGTTGGAGATGCTACGATTgtctaaaaaaaacatttataaatatattaaaatgggTCTTAACACTATTGACAAACATCACGAAATTTTCTTAGGTTGGCTATAAGCAAGATATACAGACTGGATTTAGGATTACCTTTCCATTCTTTAATCTTGCCAAAACGCAAAACACAAACAATGGACTGCTCACTATGCAACTTAATTGCACTGCTAACATCCTCAGCAAACTTCCCCCATAGTACCAGTGGGAGACGTTCATCCCTACAAAATAATCAGTAACAATTAGTATAGGACCGAATATCATATGTAAAATATGGAGGTATTTACAATAAAAGTGTAGAAATCGTACTCCTCATTCCGTAGTTCAATCGAGATCTTCTGGGTGTCTTTTCCATTAACAGAAACAATTTCCATCTGCGCAACTTCAACAATCTGGCCAATCACatctaataaaaatagaaacatatatATGATTACTTACTTCATATAGAGTCCCCTCTTTAtagttaaaccaaaaaattgttTCTCTCTTCAGATAAACTTACCAACCAAGTAATCATCATCTAGACCACCACTGAGAACATCACGAAAGTTAACAGGATTCAAACCAGATAAGTTCATGGACAACTCCTCACAAATCCGCACACGTGTGGTTGGGAGAAAAACAATCTTGAAAGGATGTTTGGTGGTTCGGTAAGAACCAGATGAATTGGTGACCGTGAAATTAATCAAAACTTTTGTCTCACCCTCCTGCAACATCCGATCGAACTTCCCCACGAGTTCTCGTTTGACAGTTGCAGAAATCTTGTCGCCCTATACATATGCAAAAAGAATAAACAATAAGAACCATAGATAGATACGATAATAGTCCATAAACAGCCTCATTAGTAAAAGAACTTACTCTAACATCGAGGAGAACCATTTCGATTGTTTCACCACCCGCAGCGGAATATTGTTTCCAAAGGCGGATTATTTTGACTTGCACCTTCCACATGTTCTTGAAAGGCTTCAACTCAGAGATAGTATCCATAGCAGCCATAGAGAATTAGTTGATTTAGGGTTGAGAGTGTGTCTAAATGGACGACAAAGAATTGCTTATATAGGTATTAGAGATATTAATTGTAGAATCAAGTAAGGAAACGATATCTTAggcacatatataaaattaatatttgctTGCACAGGATTTTGGAATTGTTTCAATCACGTATTTAAAGAAATCCACTGATACGTTTCACATTTAGTGATATAAGatcattacatatatttttgtattagcaatggtaattatatataaattcatttcCAAACTTGTGACCATCGTTGAATTATATGGTTAATGACCGCAATTATTTCAAAATGTTTCCTTAATTCaggatataatataaattcatcTCCAATCTTGCCACCCACGTTGTAACGTGAAGTTAATGACCGGAATCATTTCGAATTGTTTCCTTAATTCAGCCTATAACACATCAATTGacttaaaaacaatatttataaatttcaacattcctatattaaaaaaaaaacggaatACTAAATCAAAAAACCGGATACAGTCCTGGTTTTCCTAAACTGTAATTTTGATCAGTGTGTGTTCAAACATGCAAATTAGAGATTAGCAGTCCAATTTTTTTCAGAGCTTGGAACAGTCCTCTGCCGATGAATAATGAATAGAATATTTGATGTATAATCTGATTAAACTAAAAACATGGGAAACAGAACAAACTTTTAATGGATGGACAATAGCACAACCGTTTATGACGTCCACATGTAGGTTCCAAGAACATGTCTGTAGgttataaaatatcaagaaaCACTTATGATAAAACACGTATCTGTTTACTTCCACATGTTCTTGAAACTCTTATGATAAAACTCATACTTGTCAAACATGTATCTTAATGATTTTGATGTAATATAATGTTGTCCATGATTTGGTTTTTAAGGTGTAAGATCGTGACGATGATCTCTTTAGCGTTGAAACGTAACTGCCGACtttgttttcagtatacttggATCGTATGATGCTTTATATATTCACTAACTTTCATTTTGTAAATTATGTAAAAGTTAAACCATATATTACGACAGAAATGGTAATATAATGTTGGTCTTTTATGTGAGTGGCATGTAATGTAAATAGTCTAGTGAAGCAAGGATAATTAACATGGAGGGCTGAGAAGCATTGTGGAGCTGCCACGTCGTCATGGCATGCCTGTAATTATAGTACACTTTAAAGGTTACTCCTTTAAAATGTTTCTCTCTTAATAATAAGGAGGAtgctattatttatgaagtgattttgctgattgtcacattctccatgattttagctaattttgtttatttgtcattattagtttttaacttaaattaaaattatcaaaataatcaaaattagctaaaattatAGGAATGtgacaaataatcaaaattagctaaaattatggagaa
The sequence above is drawn from the Raphanus sativus cultivar WK10039 chromosome 7, ASM80110v3, whole genome shotgun sequence genome and encodes:
- the LOC108815499 gene encoding replication protein A 70 kDa DNA-binding subunit C-like, coding for MAAMDTISELKPFKNMWKVQVKIIRLWKQYSAAGGETIEMVLLDVRGDKISATVKRELVGKFDRMLQEGETKVLINFTVTNSSGSYRTTKHPFKIVFLPTTRVRICEELSMNLSGLNPVNFRDVLSGGLDDDYLVDVIGQIVEVAQMEIVSVNGKDTQKISIELRNEEDERLPLVLWGKFAEDVSSAIKLHSEQSIVCVLRFGKIKEWKDNRSISNAYNVSSVALNPIMDEVQAFMSLLPKDDLALAIVDSKSNAIVSGIKEKDDFFFHTPRKTIAQVLESKQVEKCIVMASIGAIDSDMGWYYLSCKVCAKKVLTVPIEMEDGDDVDVGGHNYYCLKCKKNNPPLLPRYKLHLVVLDSTNNTKFLLFDNLAMQLLHKPCIELTGPVTDEIQDPDVFPPILNDLVGKTFLFKIGIERENYLYKNPTFKVLKIMTNIGLINEFDAIGSPTESQSTSGGTFSALSDAPEASLILHGGSSQLTESNEMTPAKRSRPPVVNLEDAFDQNSVTRSACTIRVKKEKSG